The uncultured Dysgonomonas sp. genome contains the following window.
GTTCAGTTTTGGCAGTCATGCTTTGTTTTGAATCTCCCTGCATGGAGGACATATCGTGTCCTTCATGCCCGGTTGATGTTTCGGATTGGTTTGTACCTGATGAGCTTCCCGACATATTATGACCTTCGTGCCCTGTTACGGGACGGGATGCTTCAGCATTCATCATACTACGTTTTCCTTCGAGTTGCGCACTGGCATCAATGGTAAAGGCTCCGTTGGTCACAATCTCATCTCCTTCATTCACACCCGAAAGCACTACATACGAATCGCCAAGTGACGGGCCGAGTTCAATTTCATGTAACATAAATGCCGGAGATTGTGTATTCGGTTGCTTCACATAGACAATCGAACGTTTCCCTGTCCAGAGCACAGATGATTTTGGTATGACAATTTCATTGTTGAATTGTTTCAACGGAGCTTTGATAATGGCATTAGCATACATCTCCGGCTTTAATTGCATGCCGGAGTTGGCTGTTTCTACCCGAATTTTAGCTGTACGGGTCGTTCTATCCAATATCGGATCAATAAAGGATATTCGACCTGAAAATGTTTTGCCGGGCACAGCCTGCAACGTGAAATCAATTTTATCCCCGACTTTAAGGAAAGGCAGATCTACTTCATAGGCATCAAACATAGCCCATACCTGTGACAGGTTAGCAATATCAAAAAGTACACTTCCCTGATTAATATAATCTCCCTGATTCACTTTTTTGCTGACTACAATACCGCCGGTATTGGCTTTTATTTCTACCAATGCAGACACATTTCCTGATTGCTCTATCCTCGCGATCTGTTCATCTGTCAATTTCCACAGGCGCAGTTTTTCCCGTGCCGCCTGAATTAAGGCAGGTTGTACCGATTGCATTTTAGCTGCTTCCAATAATTCCTGCTGCGCACTTAATAATTCAGGGGAATAAATTGTAGCAATCGTTTGTCCTTGCCTAACACTCTCTCCTGTGAAGTTGATAAAGAGTTTTTCAATCCGCCCACTAACATGGGATGTTTGTGATTGAGACAATCGTTCATCAGCTTGTATTGTACCATACAACTGAACATCTTTTATTGGATTTTGGCGGCTGATAACGGTTGTTTGTATATTAGCCAGTGCCACAGCTTCCTTAGACAGTTGAATCGCACTCGGGTCAACAGCTTCGTCTCCGCTACCGGATGTTTTCAACGGTATCAGATCCATACCGCAAATAGGGCATTTACCCGGTTTGTTTTGTCTTATCTGAGGGTGCATGGCACAAGTCCAAATTTGTTCCGCACCCTCTTCGTGAACATGCTCAGATGATTCATTCTGATTATTGGATGAAGCTCCGAATATCAGCCAGCCGATAAACAGCCCGGCAATGAGTATCAATCCGTACTTGATATAATTATTATTAATAATCTTTTTTAATTTATTCGTTTCCATAATATATGCTGTTTACGTTTTGTTCAGTATCCTTAAATGAAATCAGTTTTTGAATAGATGCCACCATTGTATTGTAACTTGCGACTGCCTCGGCTTTTTTGAGTTGATAATCCAACAGTTGCCGTTGAACCTGTATAACATTGGTTAGATCGCTTTTTCCAACAACAAACTCCTGTACGACCAAATTATAGGTTGTTTCAGCAAGGTCTGACTGTTTTTTATATAGCGAAATTTTACGGGAAGCATCATCCAGCAGGTGTTTTGTCTTATACAATTCCGACTCCAGTACATTGTACGTATTGGTATATTTCTCTTTACTGGCTTGCCACCAGAATTTACTTTCGCGCTGTTGAGCCTTGTACTTGTTACGATAGAGGGGGATACTAACGGAAACCATTGGCATAATCATATCCTTTCCGTTCATATCGCCCATTCCGAACATCGGATCGCTTGTTTTCTTATTAAGCATATATTGCACACCTATACCGAACATCGGATAACTCATCTTTTTATCCATTTCTGCTTTAGCTTTGTAAGCAAGCCCTTCTTCGGTAATCATGTTCAACATAGGGTTCTGATCGTTGATCTTTGTCATAGCAGTTTCGGGATCGAATAGGAATGGAAGTTGCTCAAAGGTTTCGGGTATCTGTATTTCGCTGAGAGCGGAGCGGTTCAGTAAAGCGTTGAACTTTGCTTTTTCCGCTTTTATTTCCGAAAGAATGCTCTCTATATTATTATCCAATTCAGCTATTTCCAACTGGATACGCAGCACATCAGACATACCGCCGGAAGCTGTACCACTCATGCCTGATGTCATACCACCACCGGAGCTGCCCATCGAAGACATACCTGCATTTTGAGCAGTTGGCTGAGAGCCACCACTACTTCCCATTGAGGACATGGATGACATACCACTTCCTCCTGCCGGAGGCGTACTGGTTGGTGGGGGCGGGGATGAAATTGAATATCCTGAACCTGAACCTGCTGATGGCGATGAAAACTTACGTAACGCCAGTTGTTCCAATTGAGTCAGCAGGGCTTTGTTATCCCTGTTGTTCATCAGTTTTTGTTGTAAGCTGCAAAGTAGATACCATTGGGTATAAACTTCCAGATAAAGGTTATCCCTTGTTTCACGGAATTTCTCAAACGACATTTTTGCCATGTGGGTGGCTTCGGTCTGTGCCGCTTTCTTTGTACCAAACCAAGGGAACATCTGCATCAGTTTGAACTCGGCAACCTGTTTCCCTCCGATAATATCCATCGGTTCAAGGAAAAAGCCCATTTCAAGTTCGGGATCTGCATAAGCTCCTGCTTGTGGTATTTTTTGCAGAGATGCCTTATAAACCATAAAATCCGCTTTAACTCCGGGGTTATTAAAGGCAGCTATTTTGAGGTAATGGCTGAGTGAATCAGCGGTTTGTGCTGAAACTGAACCGGTGCCCATTATCATCAACAACAGCATTGTTAAATATTTGATTCTTATTGTTGTCATAATACGATTTGTTTTATTCTTTAATCTTACCGTGTTTCTTTATCGCCGATTCACGCCACCAGCATTGAAACACCGGAACTACGAACATGGTCATCGACTGGATAAGCATCCCTCCGAAAGTAGGAATGGCCATCGGAACCATAATGTCCGCTCCCTTACCTGTCGATGTCAATACGGGAAGTAATGCGATGAGTGCGGTTGCCGTAGTCATAGCGGCAGGGCGTACACGCCTTAATCCGGCGTGAACTACAGCCTCTCTGATTTCATCTTTGGTATGTGGGTCGCGTTCGAGGAAAGTATCATGGATATATGTACCCATCAGCACCCCATCATTGGTAGCGATGCCGAATAAAGCTATAAATCCTACCCAAACAGCAATACTCAGGTTTATCTGATGCATTTGGAACAGGTCGCGCATATTCATATCCCCAATAGAGAAGTTCATAAACCAAGGCTCTCCATAAAGCCACAACAGGATAAATCCTCCGGCAAAGGCTACGATTACCCCGGAAAAGTGGATCAATGATGCTGTAACAGTCTTAAACTGAAAATACAATATCAACAAGATAGCCAGCAAACTTAATGGTATAACAACCAATAGTCGGTTAGCAGCCCTTTTCTGTTGTTCATAATTTCCAGCAAACTTATAAGATACACCTTTGGGCAATTCTAACTGTCCGGACGCTATTTTATCTTTAAGTATCTTGTCAGCTTCTTTAACAACATCTACTTCGGCTTTTCCGGCTACTTTGTCAAAGATTACATAGCCTAATAGAAAGGTGTTTTCACTCTGGATCATTTGCGCTCCCTTGGTATATTCTATATCTGCTACTTCCTTTAAAGGAATCTGAGCTCCGGTTGCTGTTGGCACAATCAGTTTAGCCAGTTCTTCGGGGTTATCCCTCAATTCCCTCGGATACCTTAAACGCACAGGAAAGCGTTCACGTCCTTCTACAGTTGTGGTCAAAGGCATTCCTCCCACTGCTGCACTGATTACATCTTGTAAATCAGCCACGGTAATGCCATAACGTGCCATATTCTGACGGTTTAATTTTATTTCAATATAGGGTGCTCCGACGGCACGGTCATAGAACACAGTAGATGAAAGTATAGACGGAATATCTTTCAAGGCTGCTTCCAATGCTTTTCCTCCTTGCTCAATGGATTCCAGATCGGGCCCTGATACTTTCAATCCCATCGGTGCGCGCATACCTGTCGAAAGCATCACCAATCGGGCTTCTATCGGTTGTAGTTTAGGCGAGGATGTAAGTCCCGGCATGTGAGAAACATTTACGATTTCCTGCCATATATCATCCGTTTTTTTGATATGGGGACGCCACTGACGAAAATAATCGCCCTTGCTGTCCGTGATAAGACTATCGGCAGGTAACAGGCGAAAACCATCTTTCGGATTATAAGCGCCTCCACCTTTTAAAAGGAACTCACCATTACGGTTTACTTTAAATCGTTGCCTGTGTCCATTTTCGTCCAGAATATATTCACTACGATAGTTAATTGTGTTTTCAAACATTTGGGTTGGAGCAGGGTCGAGTGCCGAATTGACACGTCCCCACTTACCTACGGTTAGATCCACTTCGGGAATATTGGAAATGCGTTTATCCAGTGTTTCAATAAATTGTAAATTCTGCTCTATACCCGTATGAGGCATACTCGTTGGCATCAAAAGGAACGAGCCTTCATTCAGACTTGGCATAAACTCTTCACCAATACCGGGGAAACGTTCACTTGAAGCCTGCCAGAAAGCAGTTTGTCTAAAACTCTTCCAGCCCACAGTTTCAAAACCTTTAGCCACAAAACCGAATGTTGTATCAAATCCCAACCATATCATAATACCGAAGAATACGGTAACTAATGGTATAAGCATAAACTTCCATCGATGTGCCAAGCACCAACGTAATATGCGTTCGTAATAAATTACCAATATCCATAGTAAGGCTAAGATTATACTTATCGCTACAAGGACGAATATTAAGTTTAAAAAGAA
Protein-coding sequences here:
- a CDS encoding TolC family protein, which encodes MTTIRIKYLTMLLLMIMGTGSVSAQTADSLSHYLKIAAFNNPGVKADFMVYKASLQKIPQAGAYADPELEMGFFLEPMDIIGGKQVAEFKLMQMFPWFGTKKAAQTEATHMAKMSFEKFRETRDNLYLEVYTQWYLLCSLQQKLMNNRDNKALLTQLEQLALRKFSSPSAGSGSGYSISSPPPPTSTPPAGGSGMSSMSSMGSSGGSQPTAQNAGMSSMGSSGGGMTSGMSGTASGGMSDVLRIQLEIAELDNNIESILSEIKAEKAKFNALLNRSALSEIQIPETFEQLPFLFDPETAMTKINDQNPMLNMITEEGLAYKAKAEMDKKMSYPMFGIGVQYMLNKKTSDPMFGMGDMNGKDMIMPMVSVSIPLYRNKYKAQQRESKFWWQASKEKYTNTYNVLESELYKTKHLLDDASRKISLYKKQSDLAETTYNLVVQEFVVGKSDLTNVIQVQRQLLDYQLKKAEAVASYNTMVASIQKLISFKDTEQNVNSIYYGNE
- a CDS encoding efflux RND transporter permease subunit yields the protein MLNRIIKYFLDNRVITLLLLVIIIVWGLSTAPFNWHGGVLPRDPVPVDAIPDIGENQQIVATEWMGRSPKDIQEQITYPLSTSLLGIPGVKTIRSTSMFGMSFIYIIFDDNIEFYWSRSRVLEKLNSLPAGTLPEGVQPSLGPDATALGQIFWYTLEGRNPETGEPTGGWNPDELRTIQDFYAKYSISAAEGVSEVASIGGFVKEYQVEINPNAMRAFNVSIMDVMNAVQKSNLDIGAETVEINKAEYLVRGLGYIKNVSDLEEAVITVRNGVPVKIKDVAFVNLGPATRRGGLDKEGVEAVGGVVVARYGSNPMQVIDNVKAKIQEMEAGLPQKTLADGTVSKVTVVPFYDRSGLIQETIGTLETALSHEILICIIVVIVLVFNLRASVVISSMLPITVLATFIIMRYTGVEANIVALSGIAIAIGVMIDVGVVFVENIIRHMEMPENEGISKGKAFTNLIHKSVSEVSGAITTAMLTTIVSFLPVFAMQAQEGKLFHPLAFTKTFALISALLLGLSLLPTLAYYVFSIKVTSAQVRKITNIVLIAGGILLFVFTGVLAALALTLFGLNNFLAYRWTNKKIPTYINIGIAILVAVYYLTIEWLPIGPQEGFFLNLIFVLVAISIILALLWILVIYYERILRWCLAHRWKFMLIPLVTVFFGIMIWLGFDTTFGFVAKGFETVGWKSFRQTAFWQASSERFPGIGEEFMPSLNEGSFLLMPTSMPHTGIEQNLQFIETLDKRISNIPEVDLTVGKWGRVNSALDPAPTQMFENTINYRSEYILDENGHRQRFKVNRNGEFLLKGGGAYNPKDGFRLLPADSLITDSKGDYFRQWRPHIKKTDDIWQEIVNVSHMPGLTSSPKLQPIEARLVMLSTGMRAPMGLKVSGPDLESIEQGGKALEAALKDIPSILSSTVFYDRAVGAPYIEIKLNRQNMARYGITVADLQDVISAAVGGMPLTTTVEGRERFPVRLRYPRELRDNPEELAKLIVPTATGAQIPLKEVADIEYTKGAQMIQSENTFLLGYVIFDKVAGKAEVDVVKEADKILKDKIASGQLELPKGVSYKFAGNYEQQKRAANRLLVVIPLSLLAILLILYFQFKTVTASLIHFSGVIVAFAGGFILLWLYGEPWFMNFSIGDMNMRDLFQMHQINLSIAVWVGFIALFGIATNDGVLMGTYIHDTFLERDPHTKDEIREAVVHAGLRRVRPAAMTTATALIALLPVLTSTGKGADIMVPMAIPTFGGMLIQSMTMFVVPVFQCWWRESAIKKHGKIKE
- a CDS encoding efflux RND transporter periplasmic adaptor subunit — protein: METNKLKKIINNNYIKYGLILIAGLFIGWLIFGASSNNQNESSEHVHEEGAEQIWTCAMHPQIRQNKPGKCPICGMDLIPLKTSGSGDEAVDPSAIQLSKEAVALANIQTTVISRQNPIKDVQLYGTIQADERLSQSQTSHVSGRIEKLFINFTGESVRQGQTIATIYSPELLSAQQELLEAAKMQSVQPALIQAAREKLRLWKLTDEQIARIEQSGNVSALVEIKANTGGIVVSKKVNQGDYINQGSVLFDIANLSQVWAMFDAYEVDLPFLKVGDKIDFTLQAVPGKTFSGRISFIDPILDRTTRTAKIRVETANSGMQLKPEMYANAIIKAPLKQFNNEIVIPKSSVLWTGKRSIVYVKQPNTQSPAFMLHEIELGPSLGDSYVVLSGVNEGDEIVTNGAFTIDASAQLEGKRSMMNAEASRPVTGHEGHNMSGSSSGTNQSETSTGHEGHDMSSMQGDSKQSMTAKTEHAMINVQGLCEICKERIEKAAKGVSGVTSASWDQKSKQLHLNFDPAKTNVDAISKAVAKVGHDTDKYKADKAVYDALPDCCKYKK